In Daucus carota subsp. sativus chromosome 4, DH1 v3.0, whole genome shotgun sequence, one DNA window encodes the following:
- the LOC108216206 gene encoding ENTH domain-containing protein C794.11c isoform X1, with protein MEITKHAKGCWLESVPQSWSPSFGPPFCYPFLPAQLCPCAHWMPGMKWYHSSSNNGPIFQEFKKQASFFFKEKIKTARLALTDVTPAQLLTEEATNGSSSAPDTRTLKAISKAAFEVDDYFRILEILRSRLSKFDKKNWRTSYQALIVIEHLMTHGPESVAKVFQADKDVIRDMGCFQLIDEKGFNWGLNVRLKSEKILMLLEEGSLLKEERNRARKVSRGIEGFGSFSQRTSSAKGILSESPITKYARSKSQFTGNGDQEDWFSSKHGEETTKTMANGSCDSSDENACLVSNKEVKHMTLNNSFNSQPLANIETESVSKENVAPKKEYILGGFVERSTSVGDSEPLLDDENDESRINILVEEDHPFNDAAHLTGASLLSKDHTVQAF; from the exons ATGGAAATAACGAAACATGCTAAAGGTTGTTGGCTGGAATCTGTTCCTCAGAGCTGGTCCCCTTCATTTGGGCCACCATTTTGTTATCCTTTCTTGCCAGCTCAGCTGTGCCCATGTGCTCATTGGATGCCTGGCATGAAATGGTATCACAGCAGCAGCAATAATGGTCCGATATTTCAAGAATTCAAGAAACAagcttcttttttctttaagGAGAAGATCAAGACTGCCCGTTTGGCTCTTACTGATGTTACCCCAGCTCAACT ATTGACAGAAGAGGCAACAAATGGGAGTTCATCGGCTCCTGATACGCGTACCTTGAAGGCGATATCCAAGGCTGCTTTTGAAGTTGATGATTATTTCAGAATACTTGAGATTTTGCGTAGCAG ATTGTccaaatttgataaaaagaacTGGAGAACATCATATCAGGCACTGATTGTAATTGAGCATTTGATGACCCATGGACCGGAAAGTGTTGCAAAAGTTTTTCAGGCTGATAAAGATGTTATtagagatatgggatgctttcaGCTTATTGATGAGAAGGG ATTTAATTGGGGCCTTAATGTTAGATTGAAATCTGAAAAGATACTGATGCTCCTTGAAGAGGGGTCCCTCCTCAAAGAAGAAAGAAATAGAGCTCGAAAAGTAAGTAGAGGTATTGAGGGGTTTGGGAGCTTCTCGCAGAGGACTTCATCTGCCAAAGGGATTCTGAGTGAATCCCCCATCACGAAGTATGCAAGGTCGAAGTCTCAGTTTACTGGGAATGGTGACCAGGAAGACTGGTTTTCATCCAAACACGGAGaagaaacaacaaaaacaatGGCTAATGGTTCATGTGACTCAAGTGACGAGAATGCTTGCTTGGTGTCAAACAAGGAGGTGAAACATATGACTTTAAACAATTCCTTCAATAGCCAGCCACTTGCGAACATAGAAACTGAGAGTGTTTCCAAAGAAAATGTAGCTCCCAAGAAAGAATATATACTAGGAGGATTCGTTGAAAGGAGCACTAGTGTTGGAGATTCAGAACCCCTTTtggatgatgaaaatgatgagTCCAGGATCAATATCCTTGTAGAGGAAGATCATCCATTCAATGATGCGGCCCATCTAACCGGTGCCTCCCTTCTGTCAAAGGATCATACTGTTCAGGCATTCTAA
- the LOC108216206 gene encoding ENTH domain-containing protein C794.11c isoform X2 encodes MSILGSSSSSNNGPIFQEFKKQASFFFKEKIKTARLALTDVTPAQLLTEEATNGSSSAPDTRTLKAISKAAFEVDDYFRILEILRSRLSKFDKKNWRTSYQALIVIEHLMTHGPESVAKVFQADKDVIRDMGCFQLIDEKGFNWGLNVRLKSEKILMLLEEGSLLKEERNRARKVSRGIEGFGSFSQRTSSAKGILSESPITKYARSKSQFTGNGDQEDWFSSKHGEETTKTMANGSCDSSDENACLVSNKEVKHMTLNNSFNSQPLANIETESVSKENVAPKKEYILGGFVERSTSVGDSEPLLDDENDESRINILVEEDHPFNDAAHLTGASLLSKDHTVQAF; translated from the exons CAGCAGCAGCAATAATGGTCCGATATTTCAAGAATTCAAGAAACAagcttcttttttctttaagGAGAAGATCAAGACTGCCCGTTTGGCTCTTACTGATGTTACCCCAGCTCAACT ATTGACAGAAGAGGCAACAAATGGGAGTTCATCGGCTCCTGATACGCGTACCTTGAAGGCGATATCCAAGGCTGCTTTTGAAGTTGATGATTATTTCAGAATACTTGAGATTTTGCGTAGCAG ATTGTccaaatttgataaaaagaacTGGAGAACATCATATCAGGCACTGATTGTAATTGAGCATTTGATGACCCATGGACCGGAAAGTGTTGCAAAAGTTTTTCAGGCTGATAAAGATGTTATtagagatatgggatgctttcaGCTTATTGATGAGAAGGG ATTTAATTGGGGCCTTAATGTTAGATTGAAATCTGAAAAGATACTGATGCTCCTTGAAGAGGGGTCCCTCCTCAAAGAAGAAAGAAATAGAGCTCGAAAAGTAAGTAGAGGTATTGAGGGGTTTGGGAGCTTCTCGCAGAGGACTTCATCTGCCAAAGGGATTCTGAGTGAATCCCCCATCACGAAGTATGCAAGGTCGAAGTCTCAGTTTACTGGGAATGGTGACCAGGAAGACTGGTTTTCATCCAAACACGGAGaagaaacaacaaaaacaatGGCTAATGGTTCATGTGACTCAAGTGACGAGAATGCTTGCTTGGTGTCAAACAAGGAGGTGAAACATATGACTTTAAACAATTCCTTCAATAGCCAGCCACTTGCGAACATAGAAACTGAGAGTGTTTCCAAAGAAAATGTAGCTCCCAAGAAAGAATATATACTAGGAGGATTCGTTGAAAGGAGCACTAGTGTTGGAGATTCAGAACCCCTTTtggatgatgaaaatgatgagTCCAGGATCAATATCCTTGTAGAGGAAGATCATCCATTCAATGATGCGGCCCATCTAACCGGTGCCTCCCTTCTGTCAAAGGATCATACTGTTCAGGCATTCTAA
- the LOC108216206 gene encoding ENTH domain-containing protein C794.11c isoform X3, which yields MSILGSSSSNNGPIFQEFKKQASFFFKEKIKTARLALTDVTPAQLLTEEATNGSSSAPDTRTLKAISKAAFEVDDYFRILEILRSRLSKFDKKNWRTSYQALIVIEHLMTHGPESVAKVFQADKDVIRDMGCFQLIDEKGFNWGLNVRLKSEKILMLLEEGSLLKEERNRARKVSRGIEGFGSFSQRTSSAKGILSESPITKYARSKSQFTGNGDQEDWFSSKHGEETTKTMANGSCDSSDENACLVSNKEVKHMTLNNSFNSQPLANIETESVSKENVAPKKEYILGGFVERSTSVGDSEPLLDDENDESRINILVEEDHPFNDAAHLTGASLLSKDHTVQAF from the exons CAGCAGCAGCAATAATGGTCCGATATTTCAAGAATTCAAGAAACAagcttcttttttctttaagGAGAAGATCAAGACTGCCCGTTTGGCTCTTACTGATGTTACCCCAGCTCAACT ATTGACAGAAGAGGCAACAAATGGGAGTTCATCGGCTCCTGATACGCGTACCTTGAAGGCGATATCCAAGGCTGCTTTTGAAGTTGATGATTATTTCAGAATACTTGAGATTTTGCGTAGCAG ATTGTccaaatttgataaaaagaacTGGAGAACATCATATCAGGCACTGATTGTAATTGAGCATTTGATGACCCATGGACCGGAAAGTGTTGCAAAAGTTTTTCAGGCTGATAAAGATGTTATtagagatatgggatgctttcaGCTTATTGATGAGAAGGG ATTTAATTGGGGCCTTAATGTTAGATTGAAATCTGAAAAGATACTGATGCTCCTTGAAGAGGGGTCCCTCCTCAAAGAAGAAAGAAATAGAGCTCGAAAAGTAAGTAGAGGTATTGAGGGGTTTGGGAGCTTCTCGCAGAGGACTTCATCTGCCAAAGGGATTCTGAGTGAATCCCCCATCACGAAGTATGCAAGGTCGAAGTCTCAGTTTACTGGGAATGGTGACCAGGAAGACTGGTTTTCATCCAAACACGGAGaagaaacaacaaaaacaatGGCTAATGGTTCATGTGACTCAAGTGACGAGAATGCTTGCTTGGTGTCAAACAAGGAGGTGAAACATATGACTTTAAACAATTCCTTCAATAGCCAGCCACTTGCGAACATAGAAACTGAGAGTGTTTCCAAAGAAAATGTAGCTCCCAAGAAAGAATATATACTAGGAGGATTCGTTGAAAGGAGCACTAGTGTTGGAGATTCAGAACCCCTTTtggatgatgaaaatgatgagTCCAGGATCAATATCCTTGTAGAGGAAGATCATCCATTCAATGATGCGGCCCATCTAACCGGTGCCTCCCTTCTGTCAAAGGATCATACTGTTCAGGCATTCTAA
- the LOC108215702 gene encoding uncharacterized protein LOC108215702 has translation MAPLSLKLVIDNSTEKVICAEAEKDFVDFLFGLLRTPLGSLIRDLAKEGMCQSWSLSKVYLSVTKLGDEYLQTEQTKQTLLNPNMPPSNTKGAPPFSTSSSSFGTTPGSFGTIPPNLFESAFGSGSGSFGCGSGSFGSSPSSFGSGSGSFGSSPSSFGPSPSSFGTSPGSFDFSGLFRAPRNDDRKEVNGYVKGSVTYMISDDLTVKPKPGISCVRFLKSLGVKDMDTVEEKIVKIDAKKALQLVKTSFESSTVLTDVFVGKTGKKCDTDE, from the exons ATGGCCCCCTTAAGCTTGAAACTGGTCATAGACAACAGCACCGAAAAGGTAATCTGTGCAGAGGCGGAAAAGGATTTCGTGGACTTCTTATTTGGACTGCTACGAACTCCTCTGGGATCTCTGATAAGGGATCTTGCTAAGGAAGGGATGTGTCAATCCTGGTCTTTGAGCAAAGTCTATCTGAGTGTTACTAAACTTGGTGACGAGTACCTACAGACCGAACAAACCAAGCAGACTTTACTGAATCCGAACATGCCTCCTTCAAACACCAAGGGCGCCCCTCCTTTTTCAACCAGTTCTAGTTCTTTTGGCACCACCCCTGGTTCTTTTGGCACCATTCCTCCTAATTTATTTGAATCTGCATTTGGCTCCGGTTCTGGTTCTTTTGGCTGCGGTTCTGGTTCTTTTGGCTCCAGTCCTAGTTCTTTTGGCTCCGGTTCTGGTTCTTTTGGCTCCAGTCCTAGTTCTTTTGGCCCCAGTCCTAGTTCTTTTGGTACAAGTCCTGGTTCTTTTGATTTTAGTGGTTTATTCAGGGCTCCAAGAAATGATGATAGGAAGGAAGTGAATGGGTATGTTAAAGGATCAGTGACGTACATGATATCAGATGACCTGACAGTGAAGCCCAAGCCAGGCATTTCTTGTGTAAGGTTTCTTAAGAGCTTAGGTGTCAAAGACATGGATACCGTGGAAGAAAAAATTGTGAAGATCGACGCCAAGAAG GCTTTGCAGTTGGTGAAGACTTCCTTTGAATCCAGTACTGTTCTCACGGACGTATTTGTTGGAAAGACGGGGAAGAAATGTGATACTGATGAGTGA
- the LOC108217079 gene encoding uncharacterized protein LOC108217079, with protein MVISLGLVISLSFLCATLLLGLAAKLYYLSRSKKHPSPVKVSCLHEQDLEVGGDDEKNTQDLKNCCGEGGVDTELMRLHNLNGPPRFLFTIKEETKEELEDKCLNDFLDLSPLASPNSRVESSHEGISTLRSSPPSRFKFLRDADERWLRKMMEQVETVEVEKRTGRAALW; from the coding sequence atggTTATCTCTCTTGGTCTCGTCATTAGCTTGAGTTTCTTGTGTGCCACCCTCCTCTTAGGACTTGCAGCAAAGCTGTATTATCTATCAAGGTCGAAAAAACACCCTTCTCCTGTGAAGGTCAGCTGTTTGCATGAACAGGATTTAGAAGTAGGCGGAGACGATGAAAAGAACACGCAGGATCTGAAAAATTGTTGCGGTGAAGGGGGTGTTGATACAGAGCTTATGAGGCTGCACAATCTTAATGGGCCGCCAAGATTTCTCTTCACAATCAAGGAAGAAACTAAGGAGGAGTTGGAAGATAAGTGTTTGAATGATTTTCTTGATCTTTCTCCTTTGGCTTCGCCAAACTCGAGAGTTGAGTCGTCTCATGAAGGGATTAGTACGTTGAGATCTTCACCGCCTTCTAGGTTCAAGTTCCTGAGAGACGCGGATGAGAGATGGCTGAGGAAAATGATGGAACAAGTTGAGACCGTAGAAGTTGAGAAAAGAACTGGCCGGGCTGCACTTTGGTAG